Genomic DNA from Synechococcales cyanobacterium T60_A2020_003:
TTTGCATGCATTCGCGCCTGCCCTACGAGGTCAATCGTGCAATTATTGATCTAGCCGCTCAGCACCCCCAGTATGTTTGTGGGATTGATCTTGCAGGCGGCGATGCCCACTACGCTCAACGGCTAGACGAGTTCATTGAACTGTATGCCTACGCGCGATCGCTTGGCCTCAAGACAACAGGCCATGTTTACGAAACCCCGGAAGGATGCTATCCCGAACTGCTTCCCTATTTGATGCGGATCGGTCATGGCATTCAGATTCCGCTCAAGTTTCCAGAGTTACTACCCCAACTAGCGGCTCAAGGGCAATGCTTAGAAGTATGTCCAACCACCTATCTCAAAACGGGTACGCTCGACGATATGCATCAACTGAAGATTGTGTTCGATCGCTGCTTTGATGCGGGTGTGGATATTGCCATCTGTACTGATAATGCGGGGCTTCATAACAAGCGTTTACCGTTTGAGTACGAGAGCTTGCTGACGCAAGACATCATTGGGTTTGAAGAGCTACAAGCCTGCCAGGAAGCCGCATTCCGTCACGCTTTTACATGGGCCCACGAGCACCCTCCAGTATCGATTCTGAGTACGGCACTTAACCCCACTATCTGTGATCCAGTTTGCTAAAAAGGCCAAAATCCAGGGGGGTAGCATGTAGTGTTATCCCCCTGAACCTCAAATACTCATCATCCATTAACGCCTGATCATGCAACCATAGGCGACGAAAGATTAGGAAAGTTTATGCGCCGCGCTTTAACGCGGACTCAACTCGGTTAAATTCAAGCTCTAGACGCTCCTTAAGCTTTTCGGGTACTGGACGATTAGGATACGAACTATAGTGACCCGCTAAGGAATTAAGTGCAGTCCGCATTGTGGTGTACGAACTGAGCTTGGTGTAAGCTCCATCCCGACGGTACAACGACGAGAAATCGTTAATCATTTGCCGAGCCTGCGCCTGAGCCGATTGCTTTTCGGCTGAATCGTCGGGAAGTTCTATAGCGGTTCGCAATGTATTAATAAGGGCAATTGTATCATCGCGATAGTTACCCGTCAGCCCGGTTGGCGCAGAGGAGCAGCTGACCAAGCCAACTCCCATCACAACAACCAAAACCATTGCCAAAAGGCGAGAAACAATCTTTTTCATAAGACTTCGATGGTGAAAGGTCAAAAATAATGCAGGGGCGATCGCAATTTCAGATTGCGTATCAATCCTAGCTCGAACTGAGACGTTCTTCACATCAAGTTTAGGAATGCACGAATCCATAAAATACTGCCTCCATAAATTGTATATGGAGGCAGCATAGACTCAATCGTAGATTTTAGCGCTTAGCCTACTATGCCTCTACAGCCACAGGATATACGCTGACTTTCTTGCGGCTTTTACCCCGACGCTCAAACGTCACGA
This window encodes:
- a CDS encoding adenosine deaminase, translating into MALHAELHRHLGGSVVPRVLWRYFQRTPSSELSERFPHYAEFEAFYTRPRNTLDEYLELHTLVEGVQTAEALPYFVYRLMRGAYIFENLAYLELRYTPFLRTPEYLSQTERIDQMANIVEIVGKASQIGEYPIVMSQILCMHSRLPYEVNRAIIDLAAQHPQYVCGIDLAGGDAHYAQRLDEFIELYAYARSLGLKTTGHVYETPEGCYPELLPYLMRIGHGIQIPLKFPELLPQLAAQGQCLEVCPTTYLKTGTLDDMHQLKIVFDRCFDAGVDIAICTDNAGLHNKRLPFEYESLLTQDIIGFEELQACQEAAFRHAFTWAHEHPPVSILSTALNPTICDPVC
- the psb27 gene encoding photosystem II protein Psb27 — protein: MKKIVSRLLAMVLVVVMGVGLVSCSSAPTGLTGNYRDDTIALINTLRTAIELPDDSAEKQSAQAQARQMINDFSSLYRRDGAYTKLSSYTTMRTALNSLAGHYSSYPNRPVPEKLKERLELEFNRVESALKRGA